Genomic window (Ruminococcus flavefaciens AE3010):
TAATGAAAGAACTGCTCAAAGAACTGTGTCTCACCGATAGCGTTTCGGGCGACGAAAATGCTGTCCGTGAGCTTATAATAAGTAAGATAAAGGACGTCTGCGAATACTATGTAGACAACTTAGGAAGCATTATCTGCTTCAAAAAGGGCAGAAAAACCCCAGAGAAAAAGCTGATGATATGCGCTCACATGGACGAGGTGGGCTTCATGGTGACTTATATCCGCGGCGACGGCACTCTCAGCTTCGGAAATGTAGGGGGCATCGATCCGTCCGTAGTCATCGGCAGACAGGTGCGCGTGGGAAAGAGCCGTATCAGCGGCGTTGTAGGCTCTACAGCCGTCCATAACCTCACCAAGGAGCAGCGAGAGAAGGCTCCCAAGAACGACAGCCTTTACATAGACATCGGAGCTGCCGACAAGGCAGAAGCCGAGAAGTACGTATCTCTCGGGGACTGCGCATATTTTGACTCGGAGTTCACAGAGCTGGGCGATAAGCGCATAAAGTCTAAAGCTATCGACGACCGTGCAGGCTGTGCCATGATGATAGAGCTTCTCCATGAGGAGCTTGAATACGATACATACTTTGTGTTCAACGTACAGGAGGAAATAGGTCTCCGCGGCTCAACAGCCTCCGCATTTGCAGTTGCTCCCGACTATGCCATAGTCCTTGAATCCACAACAGCAGCCGATATCGACGGCGCATGCGGTGCAAAGCGCGTATGTGAGCTGGGAGGCGGTCCCGTGGTATCCTTTATGGACAGGCATACCATCTACGACAAGGAGCTCTACAGCCTTGCCTTTGATATCGCAAAGGAACAGGGCTTCCCCTGTCAGACCAAGACCATGATAGCAGGAGGCAACGACGCGGGAGCTATCCATATCAGCGGCAAGGGAGTCCGCACCATAGCCGTTTCCCTGCCATGCAGGTATCTGCACTCTCCCTCGTCGGTGATAGAATACGCCGACATGGAGAACTCATACAAACTGGTAAGAACTCTCATCGGAAGGATACATGAGATATGATAACACTTATCGAACACGAGCACGAGCTTGACCGCGTACTGCTCAACAAGACCCTGTCGGGCAAGAAGATGCTGGCGTATATGCGAGCCTACGGACCCAACTATGAATTCTGCCGCTTCTACAAGATAACCGACGAAACAGGCATAGGCTTCATGTTCATCATAAACTCCACCCTTATCATATGCGGAGACGGTGATTTAGAGCCCAACGAGGAGATAGACCTCTTCGTCAGCATGAACGTCCCCTTCCGTATCGAGGGCGACCAAAAGATACTGGAGGGCATAAAGATACCCGAGCGCTATCAGGTGCTGAACCGTACCATATTCGAGCTTATCCCCGATGATACGCCCCTTGAGGCTATCGAGGAGCATGTTGAGTTCAACCCCAATCTCCCCGACGTATACAAGATACTCAGCGAGGGCTTCCCCAATATCGCGGATTTCTCACTGTGGTACACCGACACCTCACACCGCTGCCGCCACGGCATAAGCCGCGTGTTCACCTACCGCAACTCCACAACGGCTTCGGCTGTATTCGATATCGGCAGCACAGTCCTCATCGGACAGGTGGCTACCAATAAGGCTGCCCGCGGTCGGGGCTACGCAAGGGAGTTCCTGAAATGGCTTGCCAAGTTCTTCAACGGACTGGGAAAACGGGCGTACCTCCTTGCTCTGGACGTCCGCGTGAGCTTCTATCAGGAGATAGGCTTCCGTATCGCAGGACGTGAGATAGTCCTTGAACGTATCGACGTCAAGAAGGACAGTGCTGCAAAGGGACGCCTTGAAGAAAAATAACCGAGCGCGGACAGCTCCATGCCCGATTATATAAATTTCTTATTACACATAAAAAGGCGGAAATTCACCGAAAAAGCTCTGTTACAGTCAGTAAACAGCGCCTTGACTTTTATTGGCAGATAGGGTATAATGTTCATTGAATTTGTAATTAGGAGATGTATATATGAACCCCGAGGTCTATGGAAAATATGAGATAATCGACGCTCATGCCCATATCTTCCCTCACAAGATAGCCGAAACGGCTACAGAAAGCATCGGTCATTTCTATGAGATGCCCATGAACAACTGCGGTCTGACAGACAAGCTTCTGGAAGCAGGCAGCAAGATAGGAGTATCAAAGTACCTTGTGTGCTCCACTGCCACTACTCCCCGACAGATAGACGCTATAAATACATTTATCGCAAAGAAGTGCGATCAGCACGAATGCTTCTACGGCTTCGGAACTACCCATGCGGATTCCGAAAATATCGAAGCCGACATTGAGCAGATAAAGAGATTCGGGCTCCACGGAGTAAAGCTCCACCCCGATTTCCAGAAGTTCAACGCGGATTCACCCGAGGCGTTCAAGATATACGAGCAGATAGAGGGACAGCTGCCCCTGCTCATACACTGCGGCGACGCAAGATACGATTACTCTGCGCCTCAGCGCATAAAGAATATCCACGATAACTTCCCCAAGCTACAGCTCATGGCAGCACATCTGGGCGGCTATCAGCAGTGGGAATCGGCAGAGGAATTACTGGCAGGTCTTGACAATGTAAGATTCGATTTCAGCAGTTCCCTTGCATTCCTCACTCCCGAAAGAGCCGCACATATCATACGCAGGTACGGTATCGAGAACTGCTTCTTCGGCTCGGACTTCCCCATGTGGAGCCACGAGGACGAGCTGACACGCTTCCTGGCGCTGGGCTTTACCGAGGAAGAGAATCAGAAGATGCTTGCCACGAACTTCAAGGAGTTTCTTGGGCTTTGAGTCAATTCATAATGTATAATGCATAATTGTAGGGGCGCCGTTTCGGCGCCCGTGCTCATTATATCAAAGCTAAATAATCATTTATCAGAAAGGAATCTATTATGGTAAAAGACATAGTAAAGGACGAAGCCGTTCTCAGTATAAAGTCCGAGCCTGCCACAAAAGCCGATATGCAGGTGGTGCGCGACCTTCTGGACACCGTAAAAGCCAACGAGGAGCGCTGCGTGGGCATGGCCGCCAATATGATAGGAGTCCACAAGACCATACTTGTTGCCCTTATCCGGGACGAGTACATCGCCATGATAAATCCCAAGATAGTGGACAAGTCCAAGGAGACCTACGACACCGAGGAGGGCTGCCTGTCTCTCAGCGGAGTCCGTCCCGTCACACGCCACCGCATAATCACCGTGGAGTACATGGATAAGAAGTTCAAACGACGCCGCGATATATTCCGCGATTTTGAGGCTGAGATAATACAGCACGAGATAGACCATTTCAGCGGTATCATAATATAAAAATTTCCCGAAGCCAAAACGACTTCGGGATTTTCTTTTAGTATTCAATGTGACTTGCGGACTGCCAAAGGCAGCCCCTACAATTCCTAATTCCGCATTCCGAATTACGAATTAATCCAACCGCCCCTACATGGGTCATTTATAGTTCATTCATAAGGCACGGGCGCCGAAACGGCGCCCCTACAATTATTCTACTTTCTACTCTCTACTCACTACTCACTGGCGGAACGCCATCACGCAAGTGTGTCCAATGTAAGGTCAAGTCCCTCCATTGCTGCTTCTGTTCCCATTACACACACGTTTCCGTAGCTCCTCAGTGTCTCTGCTGCCTCGCGGAGCTGCTCTGCGGTAACGGCAAGCATACGCTTTTTCTCAGCTCCTCGCTCCTCGTCTGTGATACCTCTGAACCACAGTCCGTCAGCCTTTGCGCTCCTGTTGCCGTCGGACATCAGGGGCTCCTCCTTGGCGATAGTGCTGATGATATACTGTGTGATATCGGGAGCTCCGCCGCAGTAATCCGCAATGAAGTCAGCTGACTTCCTGTATGTCTCTATACTTGCCGCAGGAGACGGGTCACGGTATGAGAAGAAAGCCTGCTCCTCAGATGCGGTTATGACTGCTCCCGTACCGTAGGCGCCGCCCTTGATGCGGACCTCGTTCCAGAGGTATTCAAGGGACAGAGCACGGAAAAGCACCTTTCGTACTGCCGTATCTGCGGAATTATCAGGGAATGCCATAGCGGAATAGGACACTCCAGATGGTATGATTATCCCCTGCTTTTCGGGAATTTCCAGCTTGAAGCTCATATCGCTCCGGGCTGCCGCAGTACCCTCGGGAAGAGTCTCAAGCAGCAGCTTTATGTCAGCATTTCCCGTAACACTTGCGATCAGACGTGCTGTACATATTATCCTGCTGCTGAGAGCCTTTATCTCCTCCGCAAGCTTCTCGGGAGCCTTTATTGCTTCGTGGAGCCGTTTATAGCCCTCATAGCCCGACACAAGCTCGTTCACTGCGGACTCCGCAGAAAGAGCTCCGCGGACACGCATCATTGAGTAAGTGTGACCGTTGGCGATTATGCTCTGCTTGTAGTTCTCGTCGGTCTGCTTCAAAAGCTCCGTAACTGCTGATATATCGCTGAAATCAGTCTCCATGAGTATCTCTGCAATAAGTGCAAGAGCTTCATCGGTATTCTTTTCGAGGAAACGCGCCTTTACTGAAAAGTAGGAACTGCATTTTTCGGGCTCTCCGCTCTTTGAGAACACATCGACACCGTAGTTTATGCTGCCCAGCAGTCCTGTTATCCTGCGCTGTAAGTCGGCTGCGGAGCTTCTTTTTGTGGGGAGCTCGCCGAACAGCTCGGAAGCCGCCGCTGCTGCCGAGAGCTGTGTCTCATTGCAGTCTGCAAGGGAGAAATACAGGTTCAGTACCGAAATCCCGCTGTCCTGAGCAGTATGCTTCAGAACGGTAACGCCGTTCATCTCGGTCACCTCTGTGTCATAGCGCAGGGGCTCGGGACTTACCTCTGAAAGGGCAAGATGAGGCATTGTAGCAAGCTGCTCGGGAGTATCCACGGACTGCTGCCACTCATCGAGCTGCCTGTTCTGCTCGACTATGACGGAGCGCTCCTCGCAGGAAAGTCCGTCAACTATAGCCGCAAGGCGCTTTTTCTCGGCAGTCTTCTGCTCCTCGCCGTAGGTGCGGGACGGCAGCAGATAGACCTCTGCCCTGGCGCTGTCATCAAGGAGCCATTCTCTCAGGAGCTCCTCAAAATAGCCGCTGTCCACCTTGCTGCGGAGAGAATCGTAGACCTCCCCAAGTTCAAGGTAATGAAGAGGGTCGCCGCCGTAGAGCCACGCTGAGAGTGCGGAAATATTACGGGTAAGACCTCTGGGCTCGCCCCCTGCACGGAAACGGAATTCAAGACGGTTGAGGGCAGCTGTCAGCAGCTCACGGTCAATGCCCTTGTCACAGAGCTCCGAAACTGCCGTCTTTACAGTCTCTTTCAGCTTTTCGCAGTTTTCCTCGTCGGTGTTGTTTATATAGAGGCAGCCAAAGGGCTGTAATATACCGTCGCTGACGTCAAGGGACACATCAAGACACAGCCCCGTGTCAAGGAGAGCGCGTTTCAGAGGAGCGTCATTGCTGCCCGTGAGAGCTTCCCCAAGGACTGACGCCGCAGTTATCTTCTCGCGCTCCTGCCAGTCGCCCAGAACCTTGCCCATAACAAGGTATGTATGACCCGCCTCTTCCTCGTCGGGAGTTATCTCATAAAAGCACTTCTTCACCGCAGGGGCGACGGGCTTCTGAGCAGGTACTTCGCTGCTGACCTCACGCTTGTCGAAGCGGCTGAGGTACTCGCTGTCAATGAGCTCCAGCACAGCGTCGATATCCACAGGTCCGTCAAGGTATATGTAAGCGTTGGAGGGGTGATAGTAGGTGCGGTGTCCATTGACGAACTGCTCATTTGTAAGGTCGGTTATATACTCGGGAAGTCCGCCTGCCTCAAAGCGATAGCAGGTATCGGGGAAGAGGACTGCCATCATCTCGGTCTCCATTCGGCTGTATACCGAGGAAAGAGCTCCTTTCATCTCGTTGAACACCACGCCCTTGTAAACAGGCTCGTCGGACTCGCTGCGCATTTCGATATGCCAGCCCTCCTGACGGAAGATATTGGGATTGTAGTATATGGCAGGGTCAAAGACCGCGTCGAGATACACTCTTGTAAGGTTCATGAAATCCGCGTCGTTGCGGCTCGAAACGGGAAATACCGTCTTGTCGGGATAGGTCATGGCGTTGAGGAAGGTATTCATGGTACCCTTCATCAGCTCCAGAAAGGGCTCCTTTACGGGGTACTTCTTTGAGCCGCCGAGGACGGAGTGCTCTAAGATATGGAAAATTCCCGTATCATCGCTGGGCGGAGTCCTGAAAGCTATGGAGAAAAGCTTGTTCTCGCCGCTGTTTTTCAGCCATACAAGCTGTGCTCCCGTCCTTTCGTGGCGCATTTCTATGAGCTCCGA
Coding sequences:
- a CDS encoding peptide deformylase, which encodes MVKDIVKDEAVLSIKSEPATKADMQVVRDLLDTVKANEERCVGMAANMIGVHKTILVALIRDEYIAMINPKIVDKSKETYDTEEGCLSLSGVRPVTRHRIITVEYMDKKFKRRRDIFRDFEAEIIQHEIDHFSGIII
- a CDS encoding M42 family metallopeptidase, with amino-acid sequence MKELLKELCLTDSVSGDENAVRELIISKIKDVCEYYVDNLGSIICFKKGRKTPEKKLMICAHMDEVGFMVTYIRGDGTLSFGNVGGIDPSVVIGRQVRVGKSRISGVVGSTAVHNLTKEQREKAPKNDSLYIDIGAADKAEAEKYVSLGDCAYFDSEFTELGDKRIKSKAIDDRAGCAMMIELLHEELEYDTYFVFNVQEEIGLRGSTASAFAVAPDYAIVLESTTAADIDGACGAKRVCELGGGPVVSFMDRHTIYDKELYSLAFDIAKEQGFPCQTKTMIAGGNDAGAIHISGKGVRTIAVSLPCRYLHSPSSVIEYADMENSYKLVRTLIGRIHEI
- a CDS encoding GNAT family N-acetyltransferase; its protein translation is MITLIEHEHELDRVLLNKTLSGKKMLAYMRAYGPNYEFCRFYKITDETGIGFMFIINSTLIICGDGDLEPNEEIDLFVSMNVPFRIEGDQKILEGIKIPERYQVLNRTIFELIPDDTPLEAIEEHVEFNPNLPDVYKILSEGFPNIADFSLWYTDTSHRCRHGISRVFTYRNSTTASAVFDIGSTVLIGQVATNKAARGRGYAREFLKWLAKFFNGLGKRAYLLALDVRVSFYQEIGFRIAGREIVLERIDVKKDSAAKGRLEEK
- a CDS encoding insulinase family protein, with the translated sequence MKVNDKIHGFAVTRTAPAPNSGSELIEMRHERTGAQLVWLKNSGENKLFSIAFRTPPSDDTGIFHILEHSVLGGSKKYPVKEPFLELMKGTMNTFLNAMTYPDKTVFPVSSRNDADFMNLTRVYLDAVFDPAIYYNPNIFRQEGWHIEMRSESDEPVYKGVVFNEMKGALSSVYSRMETEMMAVLFPDTCYRFEAGGLPEYITDLTNEQFVNGHRTYYHPSNAYIYLDGPVDIDAVLELIDSEYLSRFDKREVSSEVPAQKPVAPAVKKCFYEITPDEEEAGHTYLVMGKVLGDWQEREKITAASVLGEALTGSNDAPLKRALLDTGLCLDVSLDVSDGILQPFGCLYINNTDEENCEKLKETVKTAVSELCDKGIDRELLTAALNRLEFRFRAGGEPRGLTRNISALSAWLYGGDPLHYLELGEVYDSLRSKVDSGYFEELLREWLLDDSARAEVYLLPSRTYGEEQKTAEKKRLAAIVDGLSCEERSVIVEQNRQLDEWQQSVDTPEQLATMPHLALSEVSPEPLRYDTEVTEMNGVTVLKHTAQDSGISVLNLYFSLADCNETQLSAAAAASELFGELPTKRSSAADLQRRITGLLGSINYGVDVFSKSGEPEKCSSYFSVKARFLEKNTDEALALIAEILMETDFSDISAVTELLKQTDENYKQSIIANGHTYSMMRVRGALSAESAVNELVSGYEGYKRLHEAIKAPEKLAEEIKALSSRIICTARLIASVTGNADIKLLLETLPEGTAAARSDMSFKLEIPEKQGIIIPSGVSYSAMAFPDNSADTAVRKVLFRALSLEYLWNEVRIKGGAYGTGAVITASEEQAFFSYRDPSPAASIETYRKSADFIADYCGGAPDITQYIISTIAKEEPLMSDGNRSAKADGLWFRGITDEERGAEKKRMLAVTAEQLREAAETLRSYGNVCVMGTEAAMEGLDLTLDTLA
- a CDS encoding amidohydrolase family protein, translated to MNPEVYGKYEIIDAHAHIFPHKIAETATESIGHFYEMPMNNCGLTDKLLEAGSKIGVSKYLVCSTATTPRQIDAINTFIAKKCDQHECFYGFGTTHADSENIEADIEQIKRFGLHGVKLHPDFQKFNADSPEAFKIYEQIEGQLPLLIHCGDARYDYSAPQRIKNIHDNFPKLQLMAAHLGGYQQWESAEELLAGLDNVRFDFSSSLAFLTPERAAHIIRRYGIENCFFGSDFPMWSHEDELTRFLALGFTEEENQKMLATNFKEFLGL